In one window of Rhizobium sp. ACO-34A DNA:
- a CDS encoding peptide ABC transporter encodes MKIFLSADIEGTAGIAHWDEAERTHADYAEFRSLMTAEVVAACEGARAAGATEVVIKDAHDSGRNLILDRLPDYARIMRGWSGHPDGMMFGLGPDFAAAIYTGYHAKAGSEANPLAHTTTLRISRLLLNGEVASEFTFNALCAARYGVPSVFLSGDAEICEDARQLAPGLRTVSTIEGFGRASLSIAPSRACSAIREGVAAALSAMQPASVPPLEGPFEIAIEFSNPTDAWRASWYPGAQTNGSRTVVFTSQDFFEIQRALRFLTA; translated from the coding sequence GTGAAGATCTTTCTGTCTGCCGACATCGAGGGGACCGCCGGGATTGCCCATTGGGACGAAGCGGAGCGAACCCATGCCGACTATGCAGAGTTCCGAAGCCTGATGACTGCCGAAGTCGTTGCCGCCTGCGAGGGTGCCCGTGCAGCCGGCGCGACCGAAGTCGTTATCAAGGATGCCCATGACAGCGGCCGGAACCTTATCCTGGATCGTTTGCCGGACTATGCGCGGATCATGCGGGGATGGTCTGGCCACCCCGACGGAATGATGTTCGGCCTCGGCCCGGACTTTGCCGCAGCCATCTATACGGGTTATCACGCCAAGGCCGGGTCGGAAGCCAATCCGCTGGCCCATACGACAACCCTGCGCATATCGCGGCTTCTTTTGAACGGCGAGGTAGCTTCCGAGTTCACGTTCAACGCTCTCTGCGCCGCGCGCTACGGCGTTCCTTCCGTTTTCCTGTCCGGTGATGCCGAAATATGCGAGGACGCACGTCAACTGGCGCCGGGCTTGCGCACGGTCTCGACAATCGAGGGCTTTGGACGCGCCTCTCTCTCGATCGCGCCGAGCCGCGCCTGTTCGGCCATCCGGGAAGGGGTCGCCGCCGCATTGTCCGCGATGCAGCCGGCATCTGTTCCGCCATTGGAAGGCCCCTTCGAAATCGCCATCGAGTTTTCGAACCCGACGGACGCATGGCGGGCTTCGTGGTACCCAGGTGCTCAAACCAATGGCTCCAGAACGGTCGTGTTCACGTCGCAGGATTTCTTCGAGATTCAGAGAGCATTGCGCTTTCTGACAGCGTAA
- a CDS encoding aminopeptidase, protein MTTARQLGLWAEGRNSLPPGEHNAITDVPGVRVGHRTLSDGGLATGVTAVIPHAGDLFRQKVRAAVEVINGFGKSAGLVQIAELGTIETPILLTNTFGVAACTEALIRRAIADNPAIGRETSTVNPVVCECNDGTINDIQALAVSPEDAFAALADAASGRVEQGSVGAGRGMTAFGFKAGIGSASRRMHIAARDFTLGALVLANFGRAGDLVLPDGRRPDPGSVSRSEKGSVIVVLATDLPLGDRQLQRVARRAGAGLARLGAFWGHGSGDIVVGFTTADQIAHDAPAFQSMTCIDENLIDLPFRAAVEATQEAVLNALCAAPGETGRTGKHYPSLADWAKENAL, encoded by the coding sequence ATGACGACAGCGCGCCAGCTGGGCTTGTGGGCGGAAGGCAGGAACAGTCTCCCGCCGGGCGAACACAACGCGATTACGGACGTGCCCGGTGTGAGGGTAGGGCATCGGACACTTTCGGATGGCGGGCTGGCGACCGGGGTAACGGCCGTCATCCCGCATGCAGGCGATCTCTTTCGCCAGAAGGTTCGGGCTGCGGTCGAGGTGATCAACGGCTTTGGCAAATCCGCGGGACTTGTGCAGATCGCGGAATTGGGAACCATCGAAACCCCGATCCTGCTTACGAACACATTCGGTGTCGCTGCATGCACCGAGGCCCTGATCCGCCGCGCCATTGCCGATAATCCCGCAATCGGTCGCGAGACTTCGACGGTCAATCCCGTGGTTTGCGAATGTAATGACGGTACGATCAACGATATTCAGGCGCTTGCGGTGTCGCCGGAGGACGCGTTTGCTGCCTTGGCCGACGCCGCCTCCGGCCGCGTTGAACAAGGGTCTGTCGGAGCGGGTCGGGGCATGACGGCCTTTGGCTTCAAGGCCGGGATAGGCAGTGCCTCGCGACGCATGCATATTGCCGCCAGGGATTTCACGCTTGGTGCATTGGTGCTGGCAAATTTCGGAAGGGCCGGAGATCTTGTCCTGCCTGATGGGCGTCGTCCCGATCCGGGCAGTGTGAGCCGCTCGGAAAAGGGATCGGTGATCGTCGTTCTGGCTACGGATCTCCCCCTTGGCGATCGCCAGCTGCAACGTGTCGCCCGTCGCGCAGGAGCGGGACTTGCAAGACTTGGCGCCTTCTGGGGCCATGGTTCCGGAGACATCGTTGTAGGGTTCACCACTGCGGACCAGATCGCACACGATGCACCAGCCTTTCAGTCGATGACGTGCATTGACGAAAATCTGATCGATCTGCCGTTCCGAGCTGCCGTCGAAGCAACGCAGGAGGCTGTCCTGAATGCCCTGTGTGCCGCACCCGGGGAGACCGGCCGGACAGGAAAGCATTATCCGTCGCTGGCGGACTGGGCCAAGGAGAACGCATTGTGA
- a CDS encoding peptide ABC transporter ATP-binding protein: protein MAILEIDHVTKHYGTFEVISDLSLSVEEHEVICLIGPSGCGKSTLLRCMNRLEEISSGEIRIHGDRITGPGVDLDRLRRDIGIVFQGYNLFPHMTVLENTILAPTKVLGMPRREAEEKAMAFLSRIGLAHKSGDYPDRLSGGQQQRVAIVRALMMNPMVLLLDEITSALDPELVSEVLDIVRDLAERGMTMLLATHEMGFAREVANRICFLQSGKVYEQGPPSEIFGNPQGERTQAFLRSLKKAGRL, encoded by the coding sequence ATGGCAATTCTGGAAATCGACCATGTGACCAAGCACTACGGGACATTCGAGGTCATCTCGGATCTCTCCCTCAGTGTCGAGGAGCACGAGGTGATCTGCCTGATCGGCCCTTCCGGCTGTGGAAAATCCACTCTCCTGCGTTGCATGAACCGCCTCGAGGAGATCTCTTCGGGCGAGATCCGCATCCATGGCGATCGGATCACCGGACCGGGCGTCGACCTCGATCGCCTGCGGCGCGACATCGGGATCGTATTTCAGGGGTACAACCTGTTTCCGCATATGACGGTACTCGAGAACACCATACTGGCTCCGACGAAGGTGCTGGGAATGCCGCGGCGCGAAGCCGAGGAAAAGGCGATGGCCTTTCTTAGCCGCATCGGCCTGGCGCACAAGTCAGGGGATTATCCGGACCGTTTATCGGGAGGACAGCAACAACGGGTCGCAATCGTCAGGGCGCTGATGATGAACCCGATGGTCCTTCTTCTCGACGAGATCACATCCGCCCTCGACCCGGAGCTGGTGTCGGAAGTGCTGGACATCGTGCGCGACCTTGCGGAACGAGGCATGACAATGCTTCTGGCCACCCATGAGATGGGCTTTGCCCGCGAGGTGGCCAACCGGATCTGCTTTCTCCAGTCCGGCAAGGTCTATGAGCAGGGGCCGCCATCGGAAATTTTCGGAAACCCGCAGGGTGAGCGTACCCAGGCTTTCCTGCGCAGCCTGAAGAAGGCCGGGCGGCTATAA
- a CDS encoding polar amino acid ABC transporter permease, with translation MNETLVSETKSEAGHATQRARSAARTYRTRSGLTFLAAAATFVIVAVSAQHLGSYAVTQGVSRITAAIPGVVVAIASALVLLTAGRAFARSIMASRSADLHAARALGAEASLGSWRALSWTGALLIVTAMAWFMAVNDAAVSRTFFDLALIQSSAGKVIWAFGTNVTIFAVSAVLILIWSLLVAIARTLPGEAGRPLRFLAIAYGDLFRGLPAIITIYLIGFGLPLTDLPILSDLSSTSYAIIALTLTYGAYTSEVYRAGIEGIHHSQVAAARSLGLSHAKTMRYVVVPLAIRNIIPPLMNNCISLQKDTALVAIIGTIDAFNQSKIIAANNFNLSAVTTVAILFIVITIPQARLVDRLIDRDRRRMRAGG, from the coding sequence ATGAACGAAACTCTCGTCTCCGAGACGAAAAGCGAAGCCGGGCACGCGACACAGCGTGCCCGGAGCGCTGCACGGACCTATCGCACCCGCTCCGGGCTAACGTTCCTTGCCGCCGCCGCTACCTTCGTCATTGTCGCCGTCTCGGCACAGCATCTGGGCAGCTACGCGGTGACGCAGGGCGTATCCCGGATCACTGCCGCGATCCCGGGTGTCGTCGTGGCGATTGCCTCAGCGCTGGTGCTGCTGACGGCAGGCCGGGCTTTCGCGCGGTCCATCATGGCCTCGCGCAGCGCCGACCTTCATGCTGCGCGTGCATTGGGTGCTGAAGCCTCTCTTGGATCGTGGAGAGCACTCTCCTGGACAGGCGCTCTGTTGATTGTCACAGCGATGGCCTGGTTCATGGCGGTCAACGACGCCGCCGTTAGCCGTACTTTCTTCGATCTCGCACTCATTCAGAGTTCTGCCGGCAAAGTGATCTGGGCCTTCGGCACGAATGTCACCATATTCGCCGTCTCGGCGGTCCTGATCCTGATCTGGTCCCTGTTGGTGGCCATCGCCCGCACACTGCCTGGCGAGGCAGGTCGTCCGCTTCGCTTTCTGGCAATCGCCTATGGCGATCTGTTCCGAGGTCTGCCGGCAATCATCACGATCTATCTGATCGGCTTCGGCCTGCCGCTGACGGATCTGCCGATACTCTCGGACCTTTCCTCGACATCCTACGCCATCATAGCCCTGACCCTGACCTATGGCGCCTATACGTCGGAAGTATATCGCGCGGGTATCGAGGGCATACATCACAGTCAGGTCGCGGCCGCCCGCTCCCTGGGCCTCAGCCACGCCAAGACCATGCGCTATGTAGTGGTTCCCCTCGCGATCAGGAACATCATTCCGCCTTTGATGAACAATTGCATCAGCCTTCAGAAGGACACTGCGCTGGTGGCGATCATCGGCACGATCGATGCGTTCAACCAGTCGAAGATCATTGCAGCGAACAACTTCAACCTCTCCGCGGTCACCACCGTCGCGATCCTCTTCATCGTTATTACAATCCCGCAGGCACGACTGGTCGACAGATTGATTGACCGCGATCGCCGCCGTATGCGGGCAGGGGGCTGA
- a CDS encoding amino acid ABC transporter substrate-binding protein, protein MKHKFKFMGIALGALTAFGAPALASEGYGDCKLFGKQGTEKTETAVPGQFTVIINLPAVGEFNGDTPESITSGREFCMAVNIAYRLGIDKVVLKNASFDSIVAGQNKDFDIALALISVTEPRKKVVDFSTPYAHGAFGLATRSDAAVDEAGVKTAKLGTQAGTIMVQWAQDTLPETKLSVFDDTGAMFTALAAGNVDVVMTDLSVVLGQVSNSGGKLKVVGQYPSGRDTAGIYPKGSVEKPVIDKIIADMDADGTLKALETEYLAPAWGGLTPEGVPVWKN, encoded by the coding sequence ATGAAACACAAATTCAAATTCATGGGCATCGCGCTCGGGGCACTGACGGCATTCGGGGCACCTGCTCTCGCAAGCGAGGGCTATGGCGACTGCAAGCTTTTCGGCAAGCAGGGGACGGAAAAGACCGAGACCGCAGTTCCCGGCCAGTTCACCGTCATCATCAATCTGCCCGCCGTCGGCGAATTCAACGGTGACACGCCGGAGAGCATCACCAGCGGCCGGGAATTCTGCATGGCGGTGAATATTGCCTACCGTCTGGGCATCGACAAGGTCGTGCTGAAAAACGCTTCCTTCGATTCCATCGTTGCAGGACAGAACAAGGATTTCGACATCGCGCTTGCGCTCATCTCGGTCACTGAACCGCGCAAGAAGGTCGTCGACTTCTCGACCCCCTATGCTCACGGAGCCTTCGGTCTTGCGACCCGCAGTGATGCCGCTGTCGATGAGGCAGGCGTGAAGACCGCAAAGCTCGGCACCCAGGCCGGCACGATCATGGTGCAATGGGCTCAGGACACCTTGCCTGAGACGAAGCTGTCGGTGTTCGACGATACGGGCGCCATGTTCACCGCACTTGCGGCCGGCAACGTCGATGTCGTCATGACGGACCTCTCCGTCGTGCTGGGCCAGGTCTCCAATTCCGGTGGAAAACTCAAGGTCGTCGGCCAATATCCGAGCGGACGGGATACGGCAGGTATCTATCCGAAGGGATCTGTAGAAAAGCCTGTCATCGACAAGATCATCGCTGATATGGATGCCGACGGAACGTTGAAGGCCCTCGAAACCGAATATCTCGCTCCCGCCTGGGGCGGCCTTACGCCTGAAGGTGTTCCGGTCTGGAAAAACTGA
- a CDS encoding D-amino acid aminotransferase (catalyzes the transamination of D-amino acids and their alpha-keto acids) produces the protein MSRIVYCAGQFVQEDQAHISLFDRGFLFGDGVYEVTAVIGGRLIDNDLHLARFKRSLAELAIPMPASLEQIELLQQDLITKNGLTEGTVYLQATRGEADRDFLYPDGLQTTLVGFTQAKRLLGTKAQEEGIAVALVPDPRWARRDIKTVMLLGQVLAKRDARAAGFGDVWLTQEGHITEGASSTAYIVTEDNRILTRGNSRIILPGCTRQALLRLCDRHGLTFEERSFTQAEAESAAEAFQTSASSLVTPVIRIGDVVIGDGKPGPLTRLLQSYYLEAAGVTKATSH, from the coding sequence TTGAGCAGGATTGTTTATTGCGCAGGTCAGTTCGTGCAGGAGGATCAGGCTCATATCAGCCTGTTCGATCGCGGATTTCTTTTCGGGGATGGCGTATACGAAGTGACGGCGGTCATTGGCGGCAGGCTGATCGATAACGACCTGCATCTCGCGCGTTTCAAAAGATCGCTGGCTGAACTCGCAATCCCCATGCCGGCTTCTCTCGAGCAAATCGAGCTTCTGCAGCAAGACCTGATCACGAAGAACGGCCTGACCGAAGGCACCGTCTACCTTCAGGCCACGCGTGGCGAAGCTGATCGCGACTTTCTCTATCCCGACGGACTGCAAACGACACTCGTCGGCTTTACTCAGGCAAAGCGGCTTCTCGGCACGAAAGCGCAAGAAGAAGGGATCGCCGTGGCTCTCGTTCCGGATCCCCGCTGGGCACGTCGCGACATCAAGACGGTCATGCTTCTCGGGCAGGTGCTGGCAAAGCGAGATGCCCGCGCCGCGGGATTCGGCGATGTCTGGCTGACGCAGGAGGGTCACATCACCGAGGGGGCCTCTTCCACCGCCTACATCGTCACCGAAGACAACCGGATCCTGACGCGCGGCAATTCCCGGATAATCCTGCCGGGGTGCACACGGCAAGCCCTTTTGAGGTTGTGCGATCGCCATGGACTGACTTTCGAAGAGCGCAGTTTCACGCAAGCCGAAGCCGAAAGCGCGGCCGAAGCCTTCCAGACATCCGCATCCAGCCTGGTCACTCCGGTCATACGGATAGGAGACGTGGTGATCGGTGACGGAAAACCGGGGCCGCTGACGCGCCTGTTGCAATCCTATTATCTCGAAGCAGCAGGAGTGACCAAAGCAACATCCCACTAA
- a CDS encoding LysR family transcriptional regulator: protein MELKWLEDFVTLADTSSFSRSAELRNVTQPAFSRRIKQLEVWLGTPLINRGTMPAELTPAGRNFLPLARDTIRALYAAQEALRPTSDAGMARFAALHTLTVTFVPGWLQLLEQEMPDIRISLIPDRGGIEANLATLVDGEADFFLTYAHPRVPFHLDRERFDYLSVGSDRLVPVVAPRVRLQRDRWAPGAGLLDRAVNERFLVPYLSYGFSSFFGVALGRLFAERPQFLRRQVHENAISAGLKTVALTGAGLCWLPQSLIQAELDAGLLVNASCATDWTMDLEIRLYRHLGSQSKLVKNFWRSAEALLNTQLPLPAGPKGI from the coding sequence ATGGAATTGAAATGGTTGGAGGATTTCGTGACGCTTGCGGATACTTCCAGTTTCTCGCGATCGGCGGAGTTGCGAAACGTCACACAGCCGGCATTCAGCCGGCGAATCAAGCAGTTGGAAGTCTGGCTCGGGACGCCGCTGATCAATCGCGGAACGATGCCGGCGGAGCTGACACCTGCTGGTCGCAATTTCCTGCCGCTGGCGCGCGACACTATTCGGGCCCTCTACGCGGCGCAGGAAGCCTTGCGGCCAACTTCCGACGCAGGCATGGCACGGTTTGCCGCGCTTCACACGCTGACCGTGACGTTTGTGCCGGGATGGTTGCAACTCCTGGAACAGGAGATGCCCGATATCCGCATCAGTCTCATTCCCGATCGGGGTGGAATAGAGGCAAACCTTGCGACTCTGGTCGATGGCGAAGCGGATTTTTTCCTGACCTACGCGCATCCGCGCGTGCCGTTTCATCTGGATCGGGAACGCTTCGACTATCTGTCCGTGGGTAGTGACCGCCTCGTTCCCGTTGTTGCTCCCCGGGTCAGGCTGCAGCGCGACCGTTGGGCGCCGGGCGCGGGTCTCCTTGACCGCGCCGTGAACGAGAGGTTTCTCGTGCCCTATCTCAGCTATGGCTTCAGTTCGTTCTTTGGTGTTGCACTTGGTCGTCTCTTTGCAGAGCGTCCGCAATTTCTCCGACGGCAGGTTCACGAAAACGCGATCAGCGCAGGCTTGAAGACAGTTGCGCTGACGGGAGCCGGTTTATGCTGGCTGCCGCAGAGTCTCATTCAGGCGGAGCTGGATGCAGGTCTTCTTGTCAACGCATCATGTGCGACAGACTGGACGATGGATCTGGAGATACGCCTCTACCGTCATCTGGGGAGCCAGAGCAAACTCGTGAAGAACTTCTGGAGGAGCGCCGAAGCGCTCTTGAACACCCAGCTACCCTTGCCAGCAGGACCTAAAGGCATCTGA
- a CDS encoding acyl-CoA synthetase (activates fatty acids by binding to coenzyme A), whose amino-acid sequence MLDFISPDPVALHARLRPEAAACVDLTGNRSWSYRELDTDIQRAVAVLRAEGIAKGDRVAILARNNVHQVILQQALMRLGAIFVPLNWRLSQQELGLLLKDCTPSILYTDEDIPELPPGCRSKSFRDFASTVAVAEPGPRCTPHSGHDTCIILYTSGTSGVPKGALLTSQFLLATAVNFNILGEVDTGCVFLCDSPMFHVIGIVTQIWPPMLRGGTFIVSPGFDPEQTNERLGNPDFGITHYFCVPQMAEALRHASNFAPENWTKLKALFTGGAPNPPAHIRWWLDHGVRMVDGYGMTETGTTLGMPLSRDLLRSKAGAVGLAGPLTAIRLVDEDDREVPDGSPGEILVFGLNVVTGYWNRPEERGRSFTVDGWIRTGDVGRRDEDGFISIVDRRKDMFISGGENVYPVEIEAALAEHPGIREVAVIGIPDERWGEVGRAYVVMAPDRQPDHDELARHCQSLIARYKVPKEFRFVTSLPRTGSGKVMKQVLRREALAEL is encoded by the coding sequence ATGCTGGACTTCATTTCACCTGACCCGGTGGCGCTTCATGCGCGCCTCCGGCCGGAGGCGGCGGCCTGCGTCGACCTCACCGGCAACAGAAGCTGGAGCTACAGGGAACTCGATACCGACATTCAGCGCGCCGTGGCGGTGCTGCGCGCCGAAGGCATCGCGAAGGGCGACCGGGTGGCCATCCTTGCCCGCAACAACGTGCATCAGGTCATCCTGCAGCAGGCCCTGATGCGGCTGGGCGCGATCTTCGTGCCGCTCAACTGGCGACTGTCGCAGCAGGAACTCGGCCTGTTGCTGAAGGACTGCACCCCGTCGATCCTCTACACCGACGAGGACATTCCAGAGCTGCCGCCCGGTTGCCGATCGAAGAGTTTTCGCGATTTTGCTTCCACTGTCGCGGTTGCCGAACCGGGGCCGCGATGCACGCCGCATTCCGGCCATGACACCTGCATCATTCTCTACACGTCGGGCACGTCAGGCGTGCCGAAAGGTGCGCTGCTCACCTCGCAGTTTCTGCTGGCGACCGCGGTGAACTTCAACATCCTTGGCGAGGTCGATACTGGTTGTGTCTTCCTTTGCGACAGCCCGATGTTTCATGTCATCGGCATCGTCACGCAGATCTGGCCGCCGATGCTGCGCGGCGGCACTTTCATCGTTTCGCCGGGCTTCGACCCCGAACAGACCAACGAGCGACTGGGCAATCCCGATTTCGGCATCACGCACTATTTCTGCGTGCCCCAGATGGCGGAGGCCCTGCGCCATGCATCGAACTTCGCTCCTGAAAACTGGACGAAGCTCAAGGCGCTCTTCACCGGCGGCGCACCGAACCCGCCGGCCCATATCCGCTGGTGGCTCGATCACGGCGTTCGCATGGTCGACGGCTACGGCATGACCGAAACCGGAACCACGCTCGGCATGCCCCTGTCGCGAGATCTCCTGCGCAGCAAGGCGGGCGCTGTTGGCCTCGCCGGGCCGCTGACGGCCATCCGGCTGGTGGACGAAGACGACCGCGAGGTGCCCGATGGCTCTCCGGGGGAGATCCTTGTCTTTGGCCTGAACGTCGTCACCGGTTACTGGAACCGGCCGGAAGAGCGGGGACGCAGCTTCACGGTGGATGGCTGGATCCGTACCGGCGATGTCGGACGCCGCGATGAGGACGGCTTCATCTCGATCGTCGACCGCCGCAAGGACATGTTCATCTCGGGCGGCGAGAATGTCTATCCGGTCGAGATAGAGGCCGCACTTGCGGAACACCCGGGCATCCGCGAGGTGGCCGTCATCGGCATTCCCGACGAACGCTGGGGAGAGGTCGGCCGGGCCTATGTGGTCATGGCCCCGGATCGACAGCCGGACCATGACGAACTCGCAAGGCACTGCCAGTCGCTGATCGCCCGCTACAAGGTACCGAAGGAATTCCGCTTCGTTACCAGCTTGCCCCGGACCGGTTCCGGGAAAGTGATGAAACAGGTATTGCGCCGGGAGGCGCTAGCGGAGCTGTGA
- a CDS encoding p-hydroxycinnamoyl CoA hydratase/lyase (catalyzes the conversion of feruloyl-CoA to vanillin and acetyl-CoA), which produces MSKEGHMANDTDTVAFDVIDGIAWVRFNRPDKRNAMSPTLNRAMMEVLDELEFRSDVGVLVLTGEGAAWTAGMDLKEYFRETESEGLKGVRRSQRESYGWWRRLRWYQKPTIAMVNGWCFGGGYGPLFACDLAFAADEAKFGLSEINWGILPGGGATKVAVELLPFRKAMYHALLGEPIDGKTAADWGLVNESLPLAELKDRVTDVAKILRAKNPVALKATKDAIRRVGVMTYDEAEDYLVRAQEAANSFDNNGRKEGIRQFIDEKSYKPGLGAYDKDRKVR; this is translated from the coding sequence ATTTCCAAGGAGGGCCACATGGCCAACGATACCGATACTGTCGCATTTGATGTCATCGACGGCATCGCATGGGTACGCTTCAACCGTCCTGATAAACGCAATGCGATGAGCCCTACGCTCAACCGGGCCATGATGGAGGTACTCGACGAGCTCGAGTTCCGTTCCGATGTCGGCGTGCTGGTGCTGACCGGGGAGGGCGCCGCCTGGACTGCAGGCATGGACCTCAAGGAATATTTCCGGGAAACCGAAAGCGAAGGCCTCAAGGGGGTCCGCAGATCGCAGCGCGAGAGCTACGGCTGGTGGCGCCGGCTCCGCTGGTACCAGAAGCCGACCATCGCCATGGTCAACGGCTGGTGCTTCGGCGGCGGCTACGGCCCGCTGTTTGCCTGCGATCTAGCGTTCGCCGCGGATGAAGCGAAGTTCGGCCTTTCGGAAATCAACTGGGGCATCCTGCCGGGCGGTGGAGCGACCAAGGTCGCCGTCGAACTTCTGCCCTTCCGCAAGGCCATGTATCATGCCTTGCTGGGTGAGCCGATCGACGGCAAGACGGCTGCTGACTGGGGCCTCGTCAACGAAAGCCTGCCGCTTGCCGAACTCAAGGATCGGGTCACCGATGTGGCGAAGATCCTGCGCGCGAAGAACCCGGTTGCGCTCAAGGCCACCAAGGATGCCATCCGCCGCGTCGGCGTGATGACTTATGACGAGGCGGAGGACTATCTCGTCCGCGCCCAGGAGGCTGCCAACTCCTTCGACAATAACGGACGCAAGGAAGGCATCCGTCAGTTCATCGACGAAAAGTCCTACAAGCCGGGCCTCGGAGCCTATGACAAGGACCGCAAGGTTCGCTGA
- a CDS encoding salicylaldehyde dehydrogenase, with amino-acid sequence MTFVSMRIAGAEHAASTGRTFRRLNPVTGEVASEAAAATVADAIAAADAAAAAFPAWAALGPNARRAVLLKAADALAAKGDAFVAAMASEIGATVAWARFNVMLASSMLREAAALTTQVSGEVIPSDKPGCLSMAIREPAGVVLGIAPWNAPVILGVRALATPLACGNSVVFKASEICPRTHALIVEALEEGGLPAGVVSLVTNAPEDAAEIVGALVDHPDIRRINFTGSTNVGRIIAERAARQLKPVLLELGGKAPLLVLKDADVDEAVKAAIFGAFFNQGQICMSTERIIVVPEVAEEFVAKFTERAKALKAGDPREGKAPLGAVVDARTVAKVEALIADAVSKGASVTGAGAAEGVLLPAQVVDKVTADMRLYSEESFGPVVAILRAKDEDDAVRLANDSEYGLSAAVFSRDTSRALSVARRIRSGICHVNGPTVHDEAQMPFGGTRASGYGRFGGRAGIAEFTELRWITVETQPGHFPL; translated from the coding sequence ATGACTTTTGTTTCCATGCGTATCGCAGGGGCGGAACATGCCGCCTCCACCGGACGAACCTTCCGTCGTCTGAACCCGGTGACGGGTGAAGTGGCGAGCGAGGCTGCTGCGGCCACCGTCGCGGATGCCATTGCGGCGGCCGATGCGGCCGCGGCTGCGTTTCCCGCCTGGGCGGCCCTTGGCCCGAATGCGCGTCGTGCCGTTCTTCTCAAGGCGGCCGATGCGCTGGCGGCCAAGGGCGACGCCTTTGTGGCCGCCATGGCGTCGGAAATCGGCGCGACCGTGGCCTGGGCGCGTTTCAACGTCATGCTCGCTTCATCCATGTTGCGCGAGGCGGCCGCCCTGACGACGCAGGTTTCCGGCGAAGTGATCCCGTCCGACAAGCCCGGTTGCCTGTCCATGGCGATCCGTGAGCCGGCCGGCGTGGTGCTCGGCATCGCGCCGTGGAATGCGCCCGTCATTCTCGGCGTTCGCGCGCTGGCCACGCCGCTTGCCTGCGGCAACAGCGTCGTCTTCAAGGCATCGGAAATCTGCCCGCGCACCCACGCGCTGATCGTCGAGGCGCTGGAGGAGGGTGGGCTTCCGGCAGGTGTCGTCAGTCTCGTGACGAATGCACCGGAAGACGCAGCCGAAATCGTCGGTGCGCTGGTCGACCACCCCGATATCCGCCGGATCAACTTTACCGGCTCCACCAATGTCGGACGTATCATCGCGGAACGCGCCGCACGGCAGTTGAAGCCTGTCCTGCTCGAACTCGGCGGCAAGGCACCTCTTCTCGTGCTGAAGGATGCGGATGTCGACGAGGCGGTCAAGGCCGCGATCTTCGGCGCCTTCTTCAACCAGGGCCAGATCTGCATGTCGACCGAGCGCATCATCGTCGTGCCCGAGGTGGCGGAAGAATTCGTGGCGAAATTCACCGAGCGAGCCAAGGCGCTGAAGGCCGGCGATCCGCGTGAGGGCAAGGCTCCGCTCGGCGCCGTGGTCGATGCCCGCACGGTTGCGAAAGTCGAAGCGCTGATTGCCGATGCCGTGTCCAAGGGAGCCAGCGTTACGGGCGCAGGTGCCGCCGAGGGTGTGCTTCTGCCCGCTCAGGTGGTCGACAAGGTGACCGCCGACATGCGCCTTTACTCCGAGGAGAGCTTTGGCCCTGTTGTCGCCATCCTCCGGGCAAAGGACGAGGATGACGCAGTGCGTCTTGCCAATGACAGTGAATACGGTCTCTCAGCCGCCGTGTTCAGCCGCGATACGTCTCGCGCGTTGTCGGTTGCCCGGCGCATCCGCTCGGGTATCTGCCATGTGAATGGCCCGACCGTGCATGACGAGGCCCAGATGCCTTTCGGCGGAACCCGGGCCTCCGGATACGGCCGCTTCGGCGGCAGGGCGGGCATCGCCGAATTCACCGAATTGCGCTGGATTACTGTCGAAACACAGCCGGGTCACTTCCCGCTCTAA